The following proteins come from a genomic window of Takifugu rubripes chromosome 11, fTakRub1.2, whole genome shotgun sequence:
- the LOC101064480 gene encoding TRPM8 channel-associated factor homolog produces the protein MSTKPTQEAYKRLVKGLTQLDFKDYYVPSELALVGDAFPLAINSQGQVLMAASTYGLGRIVVLGHEACLSEFPSLVENAVNWLRGDGSANLSVAVHQNIKAAADELCQYKFTVKVVGGFRSDLGVGVYVTDAYSVAADQKSLVTFMKSGGGILIGGQAWHWSSKNPGVEPLLNFDGNKVSGVAGIYFTEKFRKMETLSISPEVPYSWMSLKPARDFNDDLNFLLKGVKELDVGSPSTFSEILPHGSLAFPIGTTEDGRPFLAGAYYGLGRVLVISHEGCLSNQNLSTFWSNAIRWLDQGRNGVVGVVEKRAVPVLSKSGFTCEYTDFRKDLSVYMGMAYSDAHAKEIQDFVAEGGGLVIGGHAWYWSYGGGNVMTEFPGNKILNKMGLSLLGDTIDGGIYKVPESSQAIVDNYHFRHMLSQFAGHVLEEKALSQSQTESFQKLSSHCANFLQMRAYGCSSYMQVLLALYDLIVKAGVPQVSESNPVKSPKDRLLLFMGSEMYKAFPDPDVLLPHLIKDIPTLPVVNSQRIKINVDTADLSTFTMSTKPTQEAYKRLVKGLTQLDFKDYYVPSELALVGDAFPLAINSQGQVLMAASTYGLGRIVVLGHEACLSEFPSLVENAVNWLRGDGSANLSVAVHQNIKAAADELCQYKFTVKVVGGFRSDLGVGVYVTDAYSVAADQKSLVTFMKSGGGILIGGQAWHWSSKNPGVEPLLNFDGNKVSGVAGIYFTEKFRKMETLSISPEVPYSWMSLKPARDFNDDLNFLLKGVKELDVGSPSTFSEILPHGSLAFPIGTTEDGRPFLAGAYYGLGRVLVISHEGCLSNQNLSTFWSNAIRWLDQGRNGVVGVVEKRAVPVLSKSGFTCEYTDFRKDLSVYMGMAYSGAHAKEIQDFVAEGGGLVIGGHAWYWSYSGGNVMTEFPGNKILNKMGLSLLGDTIDGGIYKVPESSQAIVDNYHFRHMLSQFAGHVLEEKALSQHQTESFQKLSSHCANFLQMRAYGCSSYMQVLLALYDIIVKAGVPQVSESNPVKSPKDRLLLFMGSEMYKAFPDPDVLLPHLIKDIPTLPVVNSQRIKINVDTAGGFEWISTGLYLSPGMKTNLTLPAAIVNKGWKIQIGCQTDYLSHQQLIRAQSVHLRVPITSEKMQVQNLWGGLIYLLAPSQTRVTGVEMVVQQAVLAPYYKSGVTTADDWSQRRAAPSPWAELEFDNIILTVPSKAVRDLEQVDELAQVWNNIMKTVAELAATPLKFPRKERIVIDVQISHGWMHAGYPIMGQTSTAYLITNTTKIAGGMWGPIYGLGHNQRRSCWEFPPHTTECTCNLWSVYVHEELLGIKRTEAHSNLTSERRKARMKKYVADGRKLSDWSVWTALETYLQLQEKFGWEAFKKVFAGYYEMSNFPHNNKGKMNLYAETFSRVVGMNLSGFFKSWAWPIEEITEEDLSHLPPWTDHPMAQYN, from the exons ATGTCCACCAAACCTACCCAAGAGGCTTACAAGCGTTTGGTCAAAGGCTTGACTCAGCTGGACTTCAAAGATTACTATGTTCCTAGTGAGCTGGCTCTGGTTGGTGATGCCTTCCCTTTGGCAATCAACAGCCAAGGCCAAGTCCTAATGGCTGCCTCCACCTATGGCCTTGGAAGGATAGTGGTCCTGGGTCATGAGGCCTGCTTGTCCGAATTTCCCAGTCTGGTAGAGAATGCGGTGAATTGGCTTAGAGGAGATGGATCTGCCAACCTGTCTGTTGCAGTCCACCAAAATATTAAAGCGGCTGCTGACGAGCTCTGCCAATACAAGTTTACTGTGAAAGTTGTCGGGGGGTTTAGGAGTGATCTGGGGGttggtgtttatgtgacagatgcctacagcgtagcagcagatcagaaatcCCTGGTGACATTCATGAAGTCCGGAGGAGGAATCTTGATTGGGGGGCAGGCCTGGCATTGGTCTtctaaaaaccctggggtggagccgttgcttaattttgatgggaacaaggtgtctggagtagcagggatctactttactgagaaattcagaaaaatggaaactctgtccatctccccagaGGTCCCATACTCCTGGATGTCTCTGAA ACCGGCCAGGGACTTCAACGATGACCTGAATTTCTTGCTCAAAGGGGTTAAAGAGCTTGATGTTGGTtcaccatcaacattttctgagattCTTCCTCACGGCTCACTGGCCTTTCCCATTGGAACCACCGAGGACGGACGGCCATTTCTGGCAGGAGCCTACTATGGCCTGGGAAGAGTCCTCGTTATTTCTCACGAAGGATGTCTTAGCAATCAG aacCTGTCCACCTTCTGGAGCAACGCCATCCGCTGGCTGGATCAAGGCCGGAATGGAGTCGTAGGCGTTGTGGAAAAACGCGCAGTCCCGGTTCTCAGCAAGTCAGGGTTTACGTGCGAGTACACAGACTTCCGAAAAGACCTGAGTGTTTATATGGGAATGGCATACAGTGATGCTCATGCAAAGGAGATCCAAGACTttgttgctgagggaggaggcctaGTGATTGGTGGACATGCCTGGTACTGGTCATACGGCGGAGGAaatgtaatgacagaatttccag GAAACAAGATCCTGAACAAAATGGGCCTGAGTCTTCTTGGCGATACAATTGATGGGGGCATTTACAAGGTCCCTGAATCCAGCCAAGCCATTGTGGACAACTACCATTTCCGCCACATGTTATCCCAGTTTGCTGGTCACGTCTTGGAGGAAAAGGCACTcagccagagccagacagagTCTTTTCAAAAGCTGAGCAGCCACTGCGCCAACTTCTTGCAAATGAGAGCTTATGGCTGCTCGTCCTATATGCAGGTTTTGCTCGCACTCTATGACCTCATTGTGAAGGCAGGCGTGCCGCAG GTGTCTGAAAGCAACCCGGTGAAGAGTCCCAAAGAccgcctccttctgttcatgGGCTCAGAAATGTACAAGGCCTTCCCTgatcctgatgttctcctgccccACCTCATCAAGGACATCCCAACCTTACCAGTGGTCAACAGCCAGAGAATCAAGATtaatgtggacacagcag ATTTATCAACTTTCACCATGTCCACCAAACCTACCCAAGAGGCTTACAAGCGTTTGGTCAAAGGCTTGACTCAGCTGGACTTCAAAGATTACTATGTTCCTAGTGAGCTGGCTCTGGTTGGTGATGCCTTCCCTTTGGCAATCAACAGCCAAGGCCAAGTCCTAATGGCTGCCTCCACCTATGGCCTTGGAAGGATAGTGGTCCTGGGTCATGAGGCCTGCTTGTCCGAATTTCCCAGTCTGGTAGAGAATGCGGTGAATTGGCTTAGAGGAGATGGATCTGCCAACCTGTCTGTTGCAGTCCACCAAAATATTAAAGCGGCTGCTGACGAGCTCTGCCAATACAAGTTTACTGTGAAAGTTGTCGGGGGGTTTAGGAGTGATCTGGGGGttggtgtttatgtgacagatgcctacagcgtagcagcagatcagaaatcCCTGGTGACATTCATGAAGTCCGGAGGAGGAATCTTGATTGGGGGGCAGGCCTGGCATTGGTCTtctaaaaaccctggggtggagccgttgcttaattttgatgggaacaaggtgtctggagtagcagggatctactttactgagaaattcagaaaaatggaaactctgtccatctccccagaGGTCCCATACTCCTGGATGTCTCTGAA ACCGGCCAGGGACTTCAACGATGACCTGAATTTCTTGCTCAAAGGGGTTAAAGAGCTTGATGTTGGTtcaccatcaacattttctgagattCTTCCTCACGGCTCACTGGCCTTTCCCATTGGAACCACCGAGGACGGACGGCCATTTCTGGCAGGAGCCTACTATGGCCTGGGAAGAGTCCTCGTTATTTCTCACGAAGGATGTCTTAGCAATCAG aacCTGTCCACCTTCTGGAGCAACGCCATCCGCTGGCTGGATCAAGGCCGGAATGGAGTCGTAGGCGTTGTGGAAAAACGCGCAGTCCCGGTTCTCAGCAAGTCAGGGTTTACGTGCGAGTACACAGACTTCCGAAAAGACCTGAGTGTTTATATGGGAATGGCATACAGTGGTGCTCATGCAAAGGAGATCCAAGACTttgttgctgagggaggaggcctaGTGATTGGTGGACATGCCTGGTACTGGTCATACAGCGGAGGAaatgtaatgacagaatttccag GAAACAAGATCCTGAACAAAATGGGCCTGAGTCTGCTTGGCGATACAATTGATGGGGGCATTTACAAGGTCCCTGAATCCAGCCAAGCCATTGTGGACAACTACCATTTCCGCCACATGTTATCCCAGTTTGCTGGTCACGTCTTGGAGGAAAAGGCACTCAGCCAGCACCAGACAGAGTCTTTTCAAAAGCTGAGCAGCCACTGCGCCAACTTCTTGCAAATGAGAGCTTATGGCTGCTCGTCCTATATGCAGGTTTTGCTCGCACTCTATGACATCATTGTGAAGGCAGGCGTGCCGCAG GTGTCTGAAAGCAACCCGGTGAAGAGTCCCAAAGAccgcctccttctgttcatgGGCTCAGAAATGTACAAGGCCTTCCCTgatcctgatgttctcctgccccACCTCATCAAGGACATCCCAACCTTACCAGTGGTCAACAGCCAGAGAATCAAGATtaatgtggacacagcag GAGGCTTTGAGTGGATCAGCACCGGTCTCTACCTCTCACCTGGTATGAAGACAAATCTGACCCTACCAGCAGCAATTGTCAACAAGGGATGGAAG ATCCAGATCGGCTGTCAAACAGACTATCTCAGTCACCAGCAGCTGATTAGAGCCCAGTCTGTCCATTTAAGAGTTCCCATCACTTCAGAAAAGATGCAGGTGCAGAACCTGTGGGGCGGTCTCATCTACCTGTTGGCCCCATCCCAAACCAGAGTGACAGGGGTCGAGATGGTTGTCCAGCAGGCTGTGCTCGCACCATATTATAAATCTG GTGTGACCACAGCTGACGACTGGTCGCAGCGGCGTGCGGCTCCATCCCCCTGGGCAGAGTTGGAGTTTGACAACATCATCCTGACTGTGCCATCAAAAGCTGTCCGTGACCTTGAGCAGGTTGATGAGCTGGCACAAGTCTGGAATAACATAATGAAGACCGTCGCTGAGCTCGCCGCAACACCGCTCAAATTTCCTCGCAAGGAACGCATCGTGATTGATGTGCAGATTTCTCATG GGTGGATGCATGCTGGCTATCCCATCATGGGACAGACTTCCACCGCCTACCTCATCACCAACACCACGAAGATTGCTGGGGGCATGTGGGGTCCCATTTATGGACTGGGACACAACCaacggaggagctgctgggaatTCCCACCACACACCACTGAGTGTACTTGCAACCTGTGGTCAGTGTACGTGCACGAGGAACTGCTGGGAATTAAGAGAACAGAG GCTCATTCAAACCTGacttcagagaggagaaaagctcGGATGAAGAAATACGTTGCAGACGGCAGGAAGCTGAGCGACTGGAGTGTCTGGACAGCTCTGGAGACTTACCTGCAG CTGCAGGAAAAGTTTGGCTGGGAAGCCTTCAAGAAGGTTTTTGCTGGCTACTATGAGATGAGCAACTTTCCTCACAACAACAAGGGAAAGATGAACCTGTATGCTGAAACCTTCTCCCGTGTTGTGGGAATGAATCTGTCTGGATTCTTCAAGTCCTGGGCTTGGCCCATCGAGGAGATCACTGAGGAGGATCTCTCTCATTTGCCCCCCTGGACCGACCACCCCATGGCCCAGTACAACTGA
- the LOC101064252 gene encoding TRPM8 channel-associated factor homolog has translation MTTQPTQNLHEESYARLMRGVKELDLCGPSAPSDLVLIGDHAFPLAMNSQGQVIMAASLYGRGRIVVLGHEGYLTAFPDLVENAVTWLGGDGSDGSVAVHQQVKAVADNLSKSKLKVEVVGGFGLNLGAAVYVTDAYSVAADAKGLVAFMKAGGGVLIGGQAWNWAQTRPKDNVLLLFEGNKVSGVAGIYFSERAAEVERLPVPPQIPSSWMTVVIGKDFEDDLDFLLQGVSEFEIPGGLLASEVMVHGPLAFPIGTTSDGQAFLAGAYYGQGRVIVITHEGLMGRETLFQFWKNAIHWLDEGRNGVIGVGACPDSSCFNLISNWCNCVKTDFREDLSVFVCTAYNGDHLEEIQNFVAEGGGLLVGGHAWYWAQTHPGQNTMTDFVGNKLLNKMGLSLLGNIVGNGCYKPPVPKQAMKDTYNFRDLLHRVVCHMSKGEELEKKEEECLRKLGADCAAYLNRKAYDSSSYAQVVSTLTDIVKKFGIPQVCESCPVNSPRDHLLLSVGSEVYKVCQDQDALLPFLIQNNPLLPVVHNHKMRISAATEGWEDWISTGLYLSPGMKTYVAFPAELVNKGWKIQIGCHTDYLNHSELKRAACVHEQFPVTSEMMQIWNLWGGLIYLIAPRNAQVDGAEVTVQVAVPAPYYKSGVTTAGDWSRLRTAPSPWAEMEFDNIVITVPSETVRDLERPDELAALWNAIMAAIADLAALPPKLGRKERIVTDVQISHGWMHAGYPIMAFTAAAHELVSVDSMRRGMWGPIHELGHNQQRRCWELPPHTTEGTCNLWSVYVHEQVLGINRAQAHPNVSVENRKQRIEDYVKGGKNLSEWYMWTALETYLQVQERFGWDALKKAFGAYHGMSSYPDDNTGKMNLYAETVSRAVGRNLTGFFRAWGWSIEASTEEKVKNLPPWTDHPMVQYG, from the exons ATGACCACCCAGCCAACACAGAACCTCCATGAAGAGTCTTACGCACGTCTCATGAGAGGCGTGAAAGAACTGGACCTCTGTggtcccagtgctcccagtgacCTGGTCCTCATCGGAGACCACGCCTTTCCTCTGGCGATGAACAGCCAAGGCCAGGTTATTATGGCTGCTTCTCTGTACGGCCGTGGAAGGATCGTGGTCCTTGGTCATGAGGGCTACCTCACTGCCTTTCCTGACCTGGTGGAAAATGCCGTGACCTGGTTGGGAGGAGACGGGTCTGACGGGTCTGTGGCCGTCCATCAACAAGTGAAGGCAGTCGCTGACAACCTCAGCAAATCTAAACTCAAGGTCGAAGTGGTCGGGGGCTTCGGTCTCAATCTGGGCGCTGCTGTGTACGTCACCGACGCCTACAGCGTAGCAGCAGACGCAAAAGGCCTGGTGGCATTCATGAAGGCCGGAGGAGGCGTCCTCATCGGGGGACAAGCCTGGAACTGGGCTCAAACACGTCCCAAGGATaatgtgctgcttctgtttgaAGGAAACAAGGTCTCAGGCGTAGCAGGGATCTATTTCAGCGAGCGTGCTGCAGAGGTAGAGCGCCTGCCTGTGCCCCCGCAGATCCCCTCGTCCTGGATGACTGTCGT AATCGGAAAAGACTTTGAGGATGACTTGGATTTCTTACTGCAAGGGGTCTCGGAATTTGAGATCCCAGGTGGACTGCTGGCCTCTGAGGTCATGGTCCATGGCCCCCTGGCGTTCCCAATTGGTACAACCAGTGACGGACAGGCGTTCCTGGCAGGAGCGTACTATGGCCAAGGAAGAGTGATCGTGATCACACATGAGGGGCTCATGGGACGAGAG ACGCTGTTTCAGTTTTGGAAAAATGCTATTCACTGGTTGGATGAAGGCCGCAATGGCGTGATTGGGGTGGGGGCGTGTCCGGACTCATCCTGCTTCAACCTCATCAGCAACTGGTGCAACTGCGTGAAGACAGACTTCAGGGAAGACCTGAGCGTGTTTGTCTGCACGGCCTACAATGGGGACCACCTGGAGGAAATCCAGAACTTTGTGGCTGAGGGTGGAGGCCTGCTGGTGGGGGGTCACGCCTGGTACTGGGCACAGACACACCCTGGGCAAAACACAATGACAGACTTTGTTG GGAACAAGTTGCTCAACAAAATGGGTTTGAGTCTGCTGGGCAACATAGTTGGAAATGGTTGCTACAAGCCCCCTGTACCCAAGCAGGCCATGAAAGACACCTACAACTTCCGAGATCTTCTCCACCGTGTGGTTTGTCATATGAGTAAGGGGGAAGAACttgagaagaaggaggaggaatgtTTGAGGAAGCTGGGAGCCGACTGCGCTGCCTACTTGAACAGGAAGGCGTATGACAGCTCCTCTTATGCACAGGTGGTGTCCACACTCACTGACATCGTGAAGAAGTTTGGTATTCCACAG GTGTGTGAAAGTTGCCCTGTGAATAGCCCCAGAGATCATCTTCTCCTCAGTGTGGGGTCAGAGGTGTACAAGGTGTGCCAGGACCAGGATGCTCTGCTGCCCTTCCTCATCCAGAACAACCCCCTGCTGCCAGTTGTTCACAACCATAAAATGAGGATTAGTGCGGCCACAGAAG GATGGGAGGACTGGATCAGCACAGGTCTCTATCTGTCTCCGGGTATGAAGACCTACGTGGCCTTTCCAGCCGAGCTCGTCAACAAGGGCTGGAAG ATCCAGATTGGGTGTCACACAGACTACCTCAACCACTCCGAGTTGAAGAGAGCGGCGTGCGTTCATGAGCAGTTTCCTGTCACCTCCGAGATGATGCAGATTTGGAACCTGTGGGGTGGCCTCATCTACCTGATTGCACCAAGGAATGCACAGGTGGACGGGGCAGAGGTCACAGTGCAGGTCGCCGTACCTGCTCCATATTATAAATCTG GCGTGACCACGGCTGGCGATTGGTCACGGCTTCGTACGGCCCCCTCCCCCTGGGCAGAGATGGAGTTCGACAACATCGTCATCACGGTGCCTTCAGAAACCGTCCGTGACCTGGAGCGTCCAGATGAGCTGGCAGCACTCTGGAACGCCATCATGGCAGCCATCGCTGACCTGGCTGCTCTACCGCCCAAATTAGGACGCAAAGAACGCATCGTCACCGATGTGCAGATTTCCCACG GCTGGATGCATGCAGGTTATCCCATCATGGCGTTCACGGCTGCAGCGCACGAGCTGGTCAGTGTTGACAGCATGAGGCGCGGCATGTGGGGGCCCATCCATGAACTGGGCCACAACCAGCAGAGGCGCTGCTGGGAACTCCCACCACACACCACAGAGGGCACCTGCAACCTGTGGTCCGTGTACGTGCACGAGCAAGTGCTGGGGATCAACAGGGCCCAG GCCCATCCAAATGTTTCTGTGGAAAACCGAAAGCAGAGGATTGAAGATTATGTTAAAGGTGGGAAGAACCTGAGCGAGTGGTACATGTGGACGGCCCTGGAGACATATTTGCAG GTGCAAGAGCGGTTTGGCTGGGACGCCCTGAAGAAGGCCTTCGGTGCGTACCACGGGATGAGCAGCTATCCCGACGACAACACGGGGAAGATGAACCTGTATGCTGAGACGGTCTCCCGGGCCGTGGGGAGGAATTTGACGGGGTTTTTTAGGGCCTGGGGTTGGTCCATTGAAGCAAGCACAGAGGAGAAGGTAAAGAATCTGCCTCCCTGGACCGACCACCCCATGGTTCAGTATGGCTGA
- the LOC101064033 gene encoding complement factor B produces the protein MHAKSILWIVLCVSAGGGSQLDYGYDGEEYEDWTQGPVNCSTTEAVKGGQVTYSQGGLEGSVLSYHCSPGQYPHPLSYRLCGPDGDWSPMRSASGRLVSHATCRDILCPAQLQLDHGDIWPRNQWFRVGATQSFSCQEGFTLYGSAQRNCTLTGGWTGLTPICDNHAEDCSDPGIPPGAQRSAGPFQVGQKFSYSCQTGLDLLGSAERVCLENREWSGSMPRCLGRNTYDSPSDVAKAMTGSLAGLMDVLSPEEKKTIAEKSFARTFNVAKGSRMNVYILLDTSGSIQRKDFEKSRNATIALIEKLDSYEVKLKFHVLSFASEAKDIVDITESEISGSTDDVIWNLRNFNYHSHGEKTGTNLYAALQRVNEVMSYFKENSAQYHFNETQNVIVIATDGFSNTGKDPQIALLKIRNLLGYHSMSSEQKDETLLDVYAFGIGEQVNKEQLNALASQKSGETHVFFLKDYETLGEVFNSIISDKSVTMCGVAQEVTPEDGVKAYTNPWHVTVVTGTSLSCFGSILSQNWVLTAAHCFARASTDRVSQQVQIEHGDGMAVSKAVVLHPQFNIRALKHRNVSEFYDYDVALIQVNESIPLSWKARPICLPCTVPASRAMKSVNTNCQQHRKALLPHQQTEASFINSHRNPKRRVTHIQTQAQRQSCVEKARQVIHEPTDVRLDEYVTDRFLCSGGSSGYKDAVSCKGDSGGSLFLQQKNRYFQVGVLSWGITNVCDPANRGKYSSEDPPPNARDFHIDLFQIMPWLKQHLGEEIQFLPDVD, from the exons ATGCACGCCAAATCAATACTCTGGATCGTTCTCTGCGTCTCAGCAggggggg GGTCCCAGCTAGACTACGGCTATGATGGTGAAGAGTACGAGGACTGGACACAGGGACCCGTGAACTGCTCCACCACGGAGGCCGTTAAAGGCGGACAGGTCACCTACTCACAG ggggggctggagggCAGTGTGCTGTCCTACCACTGCAGCCCGGGCCAGTACCCTCACCCGCTCAGCTACCGGCTCTGTGGTCCCGATGGCGACTGGTCGCCGATGAGGTCCGCCAGCGGCCGATTGGTGTCACACGCCACGTGCAGAG ACATTCTGTGTCCAGCTCAACTCCAGTTGGATCACGGCGATATTTGGCCCAGGAATCAGTGGTTTCGGGTCGGTGCCACGCAGAGCTTCTCCTGCCAGGAAGGGTTCACTCTGTATGGGTCAGCCCAGAGGAACTGCACCCTCACTGGGGGCTGGACGGGACTCACCCCCATCTGTGACAACCATG CTGAAGACTGCAGCGATCCAGGGATTCCACCTGGAGCCCAGAGGTCTGCAGGCCCCTTTCAGGTCGGGCAGAAGTTTAGCTACTCCTGTCAGACGGGTCTGGACCTGCTGGGTTCGGCTGAAAGGGTTTGCCTGGAGAACAGGGAGTGGAGCGGGTCGATGCCACGATGCCTGGGCAGAAATACCTACGACTCCCCCAGCGATGTGGCCAAAGCCATGACGGGATCGCTCGCAGGACTGATGGACGTCCTCtcaccagaggaaaaaaagacaa TTGCAGAAAAATCTTTTGCTCGAACCTTCAATGTGGCCAAAGGCAGCCGTATGAATGTTTACATTTTGCTGGACACATCAGGAAGCATCCAAAGGAAAGACTTTGAAAAATCCCGGAATGCCACCATCGCTCTCATTGAAAAG CTGGACAGCTATGAAGTGAAGCTGAAATTCCATGTGCTGTCGTTCGCTAGCGAAGCTAAGGACATAGTGGACATCACAGAATCGGAAATAAGTGGAAGCACAGACGACGTCATCTGGAACCTGAGGAATTTCAACTACCACA GCCACGGGGAGAAAACAGGGACCAACCTCTATGCTGCCCTGCAGAGAGTCAACGAGGTGATGAGCTACTTTAAGGAGAACAGTGCCCAGTATCACTTTAACGAGACTCAGAACGTCATCGTCATAGCAACTGATG gtTTCTCCAACACTGGAAAGGACCCGCAGATTGCTCTCTTAAAGATCCGAAATTTGCTGGGTTACCACAGCATGTCCTCGGAACAAAAGGACGAGACGCTACTGG ACGTGTACGCGTTTGGCATCGGGGAGCAGGTGAACAAAGAGCAGCTGAATGCTTTAGCGTCACAGAAGAGCGGCGAGACGCACGTTTTCTTTCTGAAAGACTACGAAACTCTGGGCGAGGTCTTCAACAGCATCATCA GCGACAAGAGTGTGACAATGTGCGGCGTAGCTCAGGAAGTGACTCCCGAAGATGGCGTGAAGGCCTACACCAATCCCTGGCATGTTACCGTGGTTACGGGAACA tcTTTGTCCTGCTTCGGATCCATCTTGAGCCAGAACTGGGTGCTGACCGCTGCCCACTGTTTTGCACGAGCCAGTACAGACAGAGTTTCCCAGCAGGTGCAAATAGAACACG GTGACGGCATGGCCGTTTCCAAGGCGGTGGTTCTGCACCCCCAGTTTAACATCCGAGCACTCAAACACAGAAACGTGTCAGAGTTCTATGACTATGATGTGGCGCTGATACAGGTGAACGAGAGCATCCCGCTCTCCTGGAAAGCCAG GCCCATATGTTTGCCGTGCACCGTTCCTGCCAGCCGAGCCATGAAGAGCGTCAACACCAACTGTCAGCAACACA GGAAGGCGTTGCTGCCACACCAACAGACCGAGGCCTCCTTCATCAATAGCCACCGGAACCCCAAACGGAGAGTAACGCACATTCAAACACAGGCTCAA CGGCAAAGCTGCGTTGAAAAGGCCCGACAGGTGATCCACGAGCCCACTGACGTCCGATTGGATGAGTATGTAACCGACAGGTTCCTCTGCTCTGGCGGATCCTCTGGATATAAAGATGCCGTCTCCTGTAAAG gtgACTCAGGGGGAtccctgtttctgcagcagaagaacCGCTACTTCCAG GTGGGAGTGTTGAGCTGGGGCATCACCAACGTGTGCGATCCAGCCAACCGTGGAAAATACAGCAgtgaagaccccccccccaacgctcGAGACTTCCACATCGACCTGTTCCAGATCATGCCATGGCTGAAACAGCACCTGGGAGAGGAGATCCAGTTCCTACCGGACGTGGACTGA
- the mfrp gene encoding membrane frizzled-related protein, whose product MSKQSSGFGSDGCPISAKWQFTPNPQTFIRTCSATLPLSLRGSERSEWRDSGPQRPPQNRPNLQDPIHVLSLAVEGPSPCLFDWLEVQEQLELRSVVTRFCGNVAPPTVNTNSSTAWVTFRSDATIAGGGFAAQYRALLPGHGSCSRDEFLCDSSRCLLPGALCDGHPHCQDRTDETNCSHKHKDCGGQQSGPSGSLSSPNHPRNYPHQQLCIWQLSVEEGHVITLSFRNFSLETQDVCEFDYVEVHDSLSTGAGRVLGRFCGTTSPPDLVSSGPHMTVVFVADEGVADSGFNATYRAVSVLDRTCAPSQFACSTGECLQPRWLCDGWNDCPDGADERGCDNSTFPPFASSCEAIEVEMCRGLSYNLTSFPNIWLSISDQREAAALLRQYRVLMDLACFEPLRRLVCGMFLPQCSPQGGVLQPCRSVCSSAEQQCSPALDLFSFSWPFNCHLLPDSQDPTECSRP is encoded by the exons ATGTCCAAACAAAGCTCAGGATTTGGTTCTGATGG ATGTCCGATCTCAGCCAAGTGGCAGTTTACTCCGAATCCTCAGACATTTATAAG AACGTGTTCTGCAACCCTGCCTTTGAGCTTGAGGGGGAGCGAGAGGAGCGAGTGGAGGGATTCAGGACCGCAGCGTCCACCCCAGAACCGACCAAACCTGCAGGATCCC ATCCACGTGCTGAGCCTGGCGGTGGAGGGACCGTCCCCATGCCTGTTTGACTGGCTGgaggtgcaggagcagctggagctccgCTCGGTGGTCACCAG GTTCTGTGGTAACGTGGCTCCGCCCACGGTGaacaccaacagcagcaccGCGTGGGTCACCTTCCGCTCTGACGCCACCATCGCTGGAGGCGGCTTCGCTGCTCAGTACCGGGCCCTGCTGCCTGGACACG GGAGCTGCTCCAGAGACGAGTTCCTGTGCGACAGCAGCCGCTGCCTGCTGCCGGGGGCCCTGTGTGACGGACACCCCCACTGCCAGGACCGGACCGACGAGACCAACTgcagccacaaacacaaag ATTGTGGGGGGCAACAATCGGGGCCTTCCGGCTCCCTGTCCAGTCCGAACCACCCCAGGAACTACCCCCACCAGCAG CTGTGCATATGGCAACTATCTGTGGAGGAAGGTCACGTCATCACGCTGAGCTTCAGGAACTTCAGCCTGGAGACTCAGGATGTTTGTGAGTTTGATTACGTGGAGGTGCACGACAGCCTGAGCACCGGAGCGGGTCGAGTGTTGGGCAG GTTCTGCGGCACCACCTCCCCTCCAGACCTGGTGTCCTCCGGCCCCCACATGACCGTGGTGTTTGTGGCTGATGAGGGAGTAGCAGACAGTGGGTTTAATGCCACCTACCGGGCGGTGTCGGTCCTGGACA GGACCTGTGCTCCCAGCCAGTTCGCCTGCAGCACCGGCGAGTGCCTGCAGCCACGGTGGCTGTGTGACGGCTGGAACGACTGCCCCGACGGGGCGGACGAACGGGGCTGCGACAACTCCACCTTTCCTCCATTCG CGTCCTCCTGCGAGGCCATCGAGGTGGAAATGTGCCGCGGCCTCAGCTACAACCTCACCTCCTTCCCAAACATCTGGCTGTCCATCTCTGACCAGAGAGAAGCAGCCGCTCTTCTGCGCCAGTACCGA GTTCTGATGGACCTGGCCTGCTTCGAGCCCTTGCGGAGGCTGGTGTGCGGCATGTTCCTCCCCCAGTGCTCCCCTCAGGGGGGGGTGCTGCAGCCCTGCCGCTccgtctgctcctctgctgagcaGCAGTGCAGCCCGGCCCTGGacctcttctccttcagctggcCCTTCAACTGCCACCTCCTGCCCGACTCACAAGACCCCACCGAGTGCTCGCGGCCCTGA